A genomic segment from Polyangium mundeleinium encodes:
- a CDS encoding D-sedoheptulose-7-phosphate isomerase produces MSSTHDFVDTYLRETAEIALGTSRQDLTAVIDILFDAWKNDRTIYTCGNGGSAANASHLACDIAKFTWVEGKKRFKCRSLCDNAALLSALTNDVGFNRIFLEQLDGSMGPGDVLVCLSVHGGSGADKAGPWSQNLVSAADFVKKHGGKVVALVGYDGGALRQMADASIIVPRTSGGHTSTPHVEGFHEVYHHLICERLRQMVAEA; encoded by the coding sequence ATGTCGTCCACCCACGATTTCGTCGACACCTACCTGCGCGAGACGGCCGAGATCGCCCTCGGTACGAGCCGGCAAGACCTGACGGCCGTCATCGACATCCTCTTCGATGCCTGGAAAAACGACCGGACCATCTACACCTGCGGCAACGGCGGCAGCGCGGCGAACGCGAGCCACCTCGCCTGCGACATCGCGAAGTTCACCTGGGTGGAAGGCAAAAAGCGCTTCAAGTGCCGCTCGCTCTGCGACAACGCGGCGCTCCTCAGCGCGCTCACGAACGACGTGGGCTTCAACCGAATCTTCCTGGAGCAGCTCGACGGCTCGATGGGCCCGGGCGACGTGCTCGTGTGCCTGAGCGTGCACGGCGGGTCGGGCGCGGACAAGGCCGGGCCCTGGTCGCAAAATCTGGTTTCCGCAGCCGATTTCGTGAAGAAGCACGGCGGCAAGGTGGTCGCGCTCGTGGGCTACGACGGCGGCGCGCTCCGGCAGATGGCCGACGCGTCCATCATCGTCCCGAGGACCTCGGGCGGGCATACGTCGACGCCGCACGTGGAGGGCTTCCACGAGGTCTACCATCACCTGATCTGCGAGCGGCTGCGGCAGATGGTGGCCGAAGCATGA
- a CDS encoding D-glycero-alpha-D-manno-heptose-1,7-bisphosphate 7-phosphatase, producing MNGPARPGVILDRDGTLIDFVRDAELGAVVSAFHPDHIRLLPGVVQGLALLQDAGFVLAIATNQPGAAKGQIPESAITRTNQALVDALAREGIHIEAVRACLHHPEGGPGGDPTLATDCGCRKPKPGMLLSLVQELGLDPARSWMVGDAAVDVLAARGAGLRAGLLFEWGRCEMCPVRGGFDEIPMIRPDASASRFDELARRLRDSLATAPG from the coding sequence ATGAACGGGCCCGCGCGCCCCGGCGTGATCCTCGACCGCGACGGGACGCTCATCGACTTCGTCCGCGACGCCGAGCTCGGCGCCGTGGTGAGCGCCTTCCACCCCGATCACATCCGCCTGTTGCCCGGCGTCGTGCAAGGGCTCGCGCTCCTGCAAGACGCGGGGTTTGTCTTGGCCATCGCCACGAACCAGCCGGGCGCGGCGAAGGGGCAGATCCCCGAGAGCGCCATCACCCGGACGAACCAGGCGCTCGTCGACGCGCTCGCCCGGGAAGGAATCCACATCGAGGCGGTGCGCGCCTGCTTGCATCACCCGGAAGGCGGGCCGGGCGGCGATCCCACGCTCGCCACGGACTGCGGGTGCCGCAAGCCGAAGCCGGGGATGTTGCTGTCGCTCGTGCAGGAGCTCGGGCTCGATCCGGCGCGCTCGTGGATGGTCGGCGACGCGGCGGTGGACGTGCTGGCGGCGCGCGGGGCGGGGCTTCGCGCGGGGCTCCTCTTCGAATGGGGGCGCTGCGAGATGTGCCCGGTGCGAGGGGGGTTCGACGAGATCCCGATGATCCGACCGGATGCCTCGGCGAGCCGGTTCGACGAGCTCGCCCGGCGCCTCCGAGATTCGCTCGCCACGGCGCCGGGCTGA
- a CDS encoding transaldolase family protein: protein MLFLDSSDPKEIKDVFAWGVIAGVTTNPLILAREAGAADLEERIRAVVAASKGPVSVELVSETEGAMLEEALRYHAWAPSRIVIKVPFGEAGLRVTHALTTQGIETNVTCLMSFNQAYLAALAGGTYVSIFSGRVRDMGYDVRPVIAETRAQLDREKLGAKIIVGSIRHILDVNEALSHGAHVVTVPPAILRKMLHNPKTDETIREFNAAWASRAK from the coding sequence ATGCTCTTTCTCGACAGCTCGGATCCCAAGGAGATCAAGGACGTCTTCGCCTGGGGGGTGATCGCCGGGGTCACGACGAACCCGCTCATCCTGGCGCGCGAGGCAGGCGCGGCGGATCTCGAAGAGCGCATCCGCGCGGTCGTCGCCGCCTCGAAGGGCCCGGTCTCCGTGGAGCTCGTGAGCGAGACCGAGGGCGCGATGCTGGAAGAAGCCCTCCGCTACCACGCGTGGGCGCCGTCCCGGATCGTGATCAAGGTGCCGTTCGGCGAGGCAGGGCTGCGCGTGACGCACGCGCTCACGACGCAGGGGATCGAGACGAACGTGACGTGCCTCATGAGCTTCAACCAGGCCTACCTGGCGGCGCTCGCGGGCGGGACGTACGTGTCGATCTTCAGCGGGCGGGTGCGGGACATGGGCTACGACGTGCGGCCCGTCATCGCCGAGACGCGGGCGCAGCTCGATCGGGAGAAGCTCGGGGCGAAGATCATCGTGGGGTCGATCCGGCACATCCTCGACGTGAACGAGGCGCTTTCACACGGGGCGCACGTGGTGACGGTGCCGCCGGCCATCCTGCGGAAGATGCTGCACAACCCGAAGACCGACGAGACGATCCGCGAGTTCAACGCGGCCTGGGCGAGCCGTGCTAAGTAG
- a CDS encoding methyltransferase domain-containing protein codes for MTADGTSTAEGATNTKYVVEEQNMALVGAIGRPRRVLDVGCGVGLNGEAAKKRGAHVTGIEIVPASIDRAKERLDEVLAIDVTSDEAVTKGLAGRSFDLLLFADMLEHVADPIAVIRRLLPYLEDGGHVIVSLPNVAAWTVRLGLLAGKFVYTQSGILDDSHLRFFTRETGRQMLERAGLEVLRLEQNPMLVRAAKDVVLSAQRAVAPGGTPDPESLRKSLPYKLYQGLVRPVEDVVAARAPELLSFQNVYVARKPPKARKLSLTVGMLTMNEEDSIEAMMGEIRRVAPDAKILCVDSSTDRTPEIAARLGARVLRQLPPRGHGPAMELLMYSAAAESDLLIYLDCDFTYPADYIPVLRRIVEEEGVDVVNCARTRTRPAAMPLPNYLANRSFAALAHVMHGIPTCDVHSGMRAYRSSMMRAFDFDGEGDALPIDTLLFPAKCGYRVVEMPIDYQERVGQSKLRKIAGTVWTMIRLVNALPVGQRGSSRYELR; via the coding sequence GTGACGGCAGACGGCACTTCCACGGCCGAGGGCGCGACGAACACGAAGTACGTCGTCGAGGAGCAAAACATGGCGCTCGTGGGCGCCATCGGGCGGCCGCGGCGGGTGCTCGACGTGGGCTGCGGGGTGGGTCTGAACGGCGAGGCGGCGAAAAAGCGCGGCGCGCACGTGACCGGGATCGAGATCGTCCCGGCCTCGATCGACCGGGCCAAGGAGCGGCTCGACGAGGTGCTCGCGATCGACGTGACGAGCGACGAGGCCGTGACGAAGGGCCTCGCCGGCCGGAGTTTTGATCTCCTGCTCTTCGCCGACATGCTGGAGCACGTAGCCGATCCGATCGCGGTGATCCGGCGGCTGCTCCCGTACCTGGAGGACGGGGGGCACGTGATCGTGTCGCTGCCGAACGTGGCGGCGTGGACGGTGCGCCTGGGGCTGCTCGCGGGGAAGTTCGTGTACACGCAGAGCGGGATCCTCGACGACTCGCACCTGCGCTTCTTCACGCGCGAGACGGGCCGGCAGATGCTGGAGCGCGCGGGGCTCGAGGTGCTGCGGCTGGAGCAGAACCCGATGCTCGTACGCGCCGCGAAGGACGTGGTGCTGTCCGCGCAACGGGCCGTGGCGCCCGGCGGGACGCCCGATCCGGAGAGCCTGCGCAAGTCGCTCCCGTACAAGCTCTACCAGGGGCTCGTGCGCCCGGTGGAGGACGTGGTCGCGGCACGCGCGCCGGAGCTTTTGTCCTTCCAGAACGTGTACGTCGCCCGCAAGCCGCCGAAGGCGCGAAAGCTCAGCCTGACCGTCGGCATGTTGACGATGAACGAGGAGGACAGCATCGAGGCGATGATGGGCGAGATCCGGAGGGTCGCGCCCGACGCCAAGATCCTGTGCGTCGACAGCTCGACGGATCGGACGCCCGAGATCGCGGCGCGGCTCGGCGCGCGCGTGCTGCGGCAGCTCCCGCCGCGCGGGCATGGGCCGGCGATGGAGCTGCTCATGTACAGCGCCGCGGCCGAGAGCGACCTCTTGATCTACCTCGACTGCGACTTCACCTACCCGGCCGATTACATCCCGGTGCTGCGGCGGATCGTCGAGGAAGAAGGCGTGGATGTGGTGAACTGCGCCCGCACGCGCACGCGGCCGGCGGCGATGCCGCTGCCGAACTACCTGGCGAACCGGTCGTTCGCGGCCCTCGCGCACGTGATGCACGGCATCCCGACGTGCGACGTGCACAGCGGCATGCGGGCGTACCGGTCGAGCATGATGCGCGCGTTCGATTTCGACGGCGAGGGCGACGCCCTCCCCATCGACACGCTGCTCTTCCCGGCGAAATGCGGCTACCGCGTGGTGGAGATGCCCATCGACTACCAGGAGCGCGTGGGGCAATCGAAGCTGCGGAAGATCGCCGGCACGGTCTGGACGATGATCCGGCTCGTGAACGCGCTGCCCGTGGGGCAGCGCGGTTCGTCGCGGTACGAGCTCCGGTAG
- a CDS encoding serine/threonine-protein kinase: MLEGDQITPKMRLSRHLGQEGKSQVWVAEHVGFGKDVAVKLMGRALSRNSSPLHRFQREADVATRQIKSPHVAQILEHGLTRTGMPYLVMELLEGEDLGSRIARTGPLAPKDAARLVSQLAKGLVKAHLLGLVHRNLKPGNVFLTEPEGGDFEAKVLDLGLSVRAGISSMGRTTSDATHMISPEFMSPEQIFGQKDVDFRADLWTLAVLAYYALSGRAPFSGQNLESFGNAIEEGRFEPITTLVPGLPPSIDSFFAKALQRDPTARYSAAKELADEFERALGVEIEERTSRTSFPLVTQRSSSPGSRPFGATTTTGSMRRPKLSSLKEISDRIPADVRDAALRPPEVLPVTVTPEEPRKSSALVIVVLALLGIGTIVAGLSLLSGDSTPPPKTAPTAPRR; this comes from the coding sequence ATGTTGGAAGGAGACCAGATCACTCCCAAGATGCGGCTCTCGAGGCACCTCGGGCAGGAGGGCAAATCCCAGGTGTGGGTCGCCGAGCACGTAGGCTTCGGCAAGGACGTCGCCGTCAAGCTCATGGGGCGCGCCTTGTCGCGCAACTCCTCGCCCCTCCACCGCTTTCAGCGCGAGGCGGACGTCGCCACGCGGCAGATCAAGAGCCCGCACGTCGCGCAGATCCTCGAGCACGGCCTGACGCGCACCGGCATGCCTTACCTCGTGATGGAGCTGCTCGAAGGGGAAGACCTCGGCAGCCGCATCGCGAGGACCGGCCCGCTGGCGCCGAAGGACGCCGCGCGCCTCGTCTCGCAGCTCGCCAAGGGCCTCGTCAAGGCGCATCTCCTCGGCCTCGTCCACCGGAACCTGAAGCCCGGCAACGTCTTCCTCACCGAACCCGAGGGCGGCGATTTCGAGGCGAAGGTCCTGGACCTCGGCCTCTCGGTCCGCGCGGGCATCTCCTCGATGGGCCGGACCACGAGCGACGCGACGCACATGATCTCGCCCGAGTTCATGAGCCCGGAGCAGATTTTCGGCCAGAAGGACGTTGATTTCCGCGCCGATCTCTGGACCCTCGCGGTCCTCGCGTATTACGCGCTCAGCGGACGCGCCCCCTTCAGCGGGCAGAACCTCGAGAGCTTCGGCAACGCCATCGAAGAGGGCCGATTCGAGCCGATCACCACGCTCGTGCCCGGCCTCCCCCCCTCGATCGACTCCTTCTTCGCCAAGGCCCTCCAGCGGGACCCCACGGCGCGTTACTCGGCGGCCAAGGAGCTCGCCGACGAGTTCGAGCGCGCCCTCGGCGTCGAGATCGAGGAGCGCACGAGCCGCACTTCGTTCCCGCTCGTCACGCAGCGCAGCTCGTCGCCGGGATCGCGGCCGTTCGGCGCGACCACGACCACGGGTTCGATGCGCCGGCCGAAGCTCTCCTCGCTCAAGGAGATCTCCGATCGCATCCCGGCCGACGTTCGCGACGCGGCCCTGCGCCCGCCGGAGGTCCTGCCCGTCACGGTCACGCCGGAAGAACCGCGCAAGAGCTCGGCGCTCGTGATCGTCGTGCTCGCGCTTCTCGGCATCGGGACGATCGTGGCCGGTCTGTCGCTCCTCTCGGGCGACAGCACGCCCCCCCCGAAGACGGCGCCGACGGCGCCCCGCCGCTGA
- a CDS encoding OmpP1/FadL family transporter, whose translation MSNHARSLLPALAAAWLLAAPEAQASAPGTYGMGSRTGALAGAVTADAADFSGCFYNPAGLVSAPGLELSVGYLYADNRLRINGKDNDVADVHGLMAGIVAPGKILSLPFAFGIATYIPDNGLSRIRALRQETPRWELYNDRPTILFLSVHLAVRPLPWLEIGGGLAFLAATRGRFGIRGEANVLKPYDSQLSHEVDADLTSIRYPIAGARVKLGRLGYLGVAYRGQTKLDLALQANLEGIVDFAGVDVPLRYTLETRTLDAFQPQQVVLGLSFQAVPRLRANFDLGWVNWSAYESPTPRTSAHLEAEPPPGVGVELPEDPKPVVIVPPAFQDRFVPRLGVEYVLAFGAERRVSGRPAPAKAVEIPLRAGYAYERSPVPPQEGPTNFVDADRHTISLGVGVVLNAPFSVLRGALRLDTHVALSVLPERVTQKANPADFVGDYRADGTMIAGGATLTASF comes from the coding sequence ATGTCGAACCACGCACGCTCGCTTCTGCCCGCGCTCGCCGCGGCGTGGCTCCTCGCCGCGCCGGAAGCTCAGGCCAGCGCTCCCGGGACGTACGGCATGGGCTCCCGCACCGGCGCGCTCGCCGGGGCCGTCACCGCCGACGCCGCGGACTTCTCGGGCTGCTTCTACAACCCTGCCGGCCTCGTCTCCGCGCCCGGCCTCGAGCTCTCGGTCGGCTACCTCTACGCGGACAACCGCCTCCGCATCAACGGCAAGGACAACGACGTCGCCGACGTCCACGGCCTCATGGCGGGCATCGTCGCGCCGGGCAAGATCCTCTCGCTCCCGTTCGCGTTCGGCATCGCCACGTACATCCCCGACAACGGCCTCTCCCGCATCCGCGCCCTCCGCCAGGAGACGCCGCGCTGGGAGCTCTACAACGACCGGCCCACCATCCTGTTCCTCTCGGTCCACCTCGCCGTCCGCCCGCTTCCGTGGCTCGAAATCGGCGGCGGCCTTGCCTTCCTCGCCGCCACGCGCGGCCGCTTCGGCATCCGCGGCGAGGCCAACGTCCTGAAGCCTTACGACTCGCAGCTCTCCCACGAGGTCGACGCCGATCTCACCTCCATCCGGTACCCCATCGCCGGCGCCCGCGTCAAACTCGGCCGCCTCGGCTACCTCGGCGTCGCCTACCGCGGACAAACCAAGCTCGACCTCGCGCTCCAGGCGAACCTCGAGGGCATCGTCGACTTCGCCGGCGTCGACGTCCCGCTCCGCTACACCCTCGAAACACGCACGCTCGACGCCTTCCAGCCGCAGCAGGTCGTCCTCGGTTTGTCCTTCCAGGCCGTGCCCCGCCTCCGCGCGAACTTCGATCTCGGCTGGGTGAACTGGTCGGCCTACGAGAGCCCGACCCCCCGGACCTCCGCCCACCTCGAAGCCGAGCCCCCGCCCGGCGTCGGCGTCGAGTTGCCCGAGGATCCCAAGCCTGTCGTGATCGTCCCGCCCGCGTTCCAGGACCGCTTCGTCCCACGCCTCGGCGTCGAGTACGTCCTCGCGTTCGGTGCCGAGCGGCGCGTCTCGGGGCGCCCTGCGCCCGCCAAGGCCGTCGAGATCCCCTTGCGCGCCGGGTACGCCTACGAGCGTTCGCCCGTGCCGCCGCAGGAGGGCCCGACGAACTTCGTCGACGCCGATCGGCACACGATCTCCCTCGGCGTGGGCGTCGTCCTCAACGCGCCGTTCTCCGTCCTCCGCGGCGCGCTCCGCCTCGACACGCACGTGGCCCTCTCCGTGCTGCCCGAGCGCGTCACGCAGAAGGCGAACCCGGCCGACTTCGTGGGGGACTACCGGGCCGACGGCACCATGATCGCGGGCGGCGCCACGCTCACCGCCTCGTTCTGA
- a CDS encoding OmpP1/FadL family transporter, whose protein sequence is MARRRAFLLAVASAALTALPAGDAWSSPEDVYGFGPRSMAMGGTGAALGRGFESVWSNPALLSLEHRRELTIGLLGSVFDLRAPERLNYDNLAGGFIGAVLPVPFAGVLKDRITIGLGFFTPFDLIVRGRILFPETKQFPLADRTASVAVQVGLGVDVGYGVRIGGGFAALAALTGSVLVATDASGRIGTVVEDTLVASYGPILGASYERGAYRVGLTYRGELVGRFNVVIEVKDLGQIVVPPLNISGLAQYDPAQIALEVARVGGPWRVTAGATYKRWSAYPGPAEATVRCPEIDPSTGAPPEEPCGALTPTPLGYADTIVPRLGIERVLSPKTSVSMMLRAGYFLELSPSPPQTAAANIYDNTRSVFGLGYGLELAAPFPNLRFDLAGQVQVLHPRANDKAADVPASNPGAPSVRTSGVVVAGAATVGVGF, encoded by the coding sequence ATGGCCCGCCGCCGCGCCTTCTTGCTCGCCGTCGCCTCGGCCGCCCTCACGGCGCTGCCGGCCGGCGACGCGTGGAGCTCCCCCGAGGACGTGTACGGCTTTGGCCCGCGCTCCATGGCGATGGGCGGCACCGGCGCCGCGCTCGGCCGCGGCTTCGAGTCGGTCTGGAGCAACCCCGCGCTCCTCAGCCTCGAACATCGACGCGAGCTCACGATCGGCCTGCTCGGCTCGGTCTTCGACCTCCGCGCGCCCGAGCGCCTGAACTACGACAACCTCGCGGGCGGCTTCATCGGCGCCGTCCTGCCCGTGCCGTTCGCCGGTGTCCTGAAGGACCGCATCACCATCGGCCTCGGCTTCTTCACGCCCTTCGACCTCATCGTCCGCGGTCGCATCCTCTTTCCCGAAACCAAGCAGTTCCCCCTCGCGGATCGCACGGCCTCCGTCGCGGTCCAGGTCGGCCTCGGCGTCGACGTCGGGTATGGCGTGCGGATCGGAGGCGGCTTCGCGGCGCTCGCGGCGCTCACCGGCTCCGTCCTCGTCGCCACCGACGCCTCCGGCCGCATCGGCACCGTCGTCGAAGACACGCTCGTCGCGAGTTACGGCCCCATCCTCGGCGCGAGCTACGAGCGCGGCGCTTACCGCGTCGGCCTCACCTACCGCGGCGAGCTCGTCGGGCGCTTCAACGTCGTCATCGAGGTGAAGGACCTCGGCCAGATCGTCGTGCCTCCGCTCAACATCTCTGGCCTCGCGCAGTACGATCCCGCGCAGATCGCGCTCGAGGTCGCGCGCGTCGGTGGCCCGTGGCGCGTCACCGCGGGCGCGACGTACAAGCGCTGGTCGGCGTACCCCGGGCCCGCCGAGGCCACCGTCCGTTGCCCGGAGATCGACCCGTCCACGGGTGCACCGCCCGAGGAGCCTTGTGGCGCCCTCACGCCCACGCCGCTCGGGTACGCGGACACGATCGTCCCGCGCCTCGGCATCGAGCGGGTCCTCTCGCCGAAGACGTCCGTCTCGATGATGCTCCGCGCCGGCTACTTCCTCGAGCTTTCGCCCTCGCCGCCGCAGACGGCCGCCGCGAACATCTACGACAACACGCGCAGCGTCTTTGGCCTCGGCTACGGGCTCGAACTCGCCGCGCCCTTCCCGAACCTGCGCTTCGATCTCGCCGGGCAGGTGCAGGTCCTCCATCCTCGCGCGAACGACAAGGCCGCGGACGTGCCCGCGAGCAACCCCGGCGCTCCTTCCGTGCGCACGAGCGGCGTCGTCGTCGCCGGCGCCGCCACCGTGGGGGTCGGGTTCTGA
- the rlmN gene encoding 23S rRNA (adenine(2503)-C(2))-methyltransferase RlmN — protein MPLALQALLPHELARVCNIDVTDARRIVSLVHRTGGLPERSPATIRRVALDAARAAGHVPTIHIESRAASAIDPFVKYAFRLPDGAVIETVRIPLEHPGRFSVCVSSQVGCALACAFCATGRMGLGRNLEPWEIVEQVRRVREELAQDPPTNLVAAGIRPRVHGVLFQGMGEPMANIERVIHAIRVMSEPSALAIDMRNITVCTSGLPTGIRTLLREVPAVRLGVSLGSARPGRRRALMPIEGAHPLEEVLAAAGEHARATGRSPMFAYTLLAGQNDTDEDAAALADLCLSFAEAHGQRPRLSLIPYNAIADGTTPDPFQPSTRLETFRAVLLGRGVGTIVRYSGGGDVGAACGQLARPLQRGVRGRSSARPSEAPER, from the coding sequence GTGCCCCTCGCCCTTCAGGCCCTTCTCCCCCACGAGCTCGCCCGCGTTTGCAACATCGACGTGACGGACGCGCGGCGGATCGTCTCGCTCGTGCACCGGACGGGTGGTTTGCCCGAGCGCTCGCCCGCGACGATCCGACGCGTCGCGCTCGACGCCGCCCGCGCCGCCGGACACGTCCCCACGATCCACATCGAGAGCCGCGCCGCGAGCGCGATCGATCCGTTCGTCAAGTACGCCTTCCGCCTGCCCGACGGGGCCGTCATCGAGACCGTGCGCATCCCCCTCGAGCACCCGGGTCGCTTCTCGGTCTGCGTGTCCTCGCAGGTCGGCTGCGCGCTTGCATGCGCGTTCTGCGCGACGGGCCGCATGGGCCTCGGACGCAACCTCGAGCCGTGGGAGATCGTCGAGCAGGTGCGACGCGTGCGCGAGGAGCTCGCGCAGGACCCCCCGACAAACCTCGTCGCCGCCGGGATCCGTCCTCGCGTGCACGGCGTGCTCTTCCAGGGCATGGGCGAGCCCATGGCGAACATCGAGCGCGTGATCCACGCGATCCGCGTGATGAGCGAGCCGAGCGCGCTCGCCATCGACATGCGCAACATCACGGTGTGCACGTCGGGCTTGCCGACCGGGATCCGCACGCTCCTCCGGGAGGTCCCTGCGGTGCGGCTCGGGGTCTCGCTTGGCTCGGCGCGACCGGGGCGCAGGCGCGCGCTCATGCCCATCGAGGGCGCGCACCCGCTCGAAGAGGTGCTCGCGGCTGCGGGCGAGCACGCGCGGGCGACGGGGCGATCGCCGATGTTCGCGTACACGCTGCTCGCCGGGCAAAACGACACGGACGAGGATGCCGCGGCGCTCGCGGATCTCTGCCTCTCCTTCGCCGAGGCGCACGGGCAGAGGCCCCGGCTCAGCTTGATCCCTTACAACGCGATCGCCGACGGCACCACGCCCGATCCGTTCCAGCCATCGACGCGGCTCGAAACCTTCCGCGCGGTGTTGCTCGGGCGCGGGGTGGGCACGATCGTGCGGTATTCGGGCGGCGGCGACGTGGGGGCGGCGTGTGGTCAGCTCGCGCGGCCGCTGCAGAGGGGGGTTCGGGGGCGTAGCTCGGCTCGACCGAGCGAAGCCCCCGAGCGTTGA
- the tatB gene encoding Sec-independent protein translocase protein TatB, with the protein MFGLSFGEMVVVVLVAIVVVGPRHLPSMMRTAGQWVTRIRRMSTDLRAQSGIDQLLREEGIDRSIQEIRALSNVNVLDGLEKLAVPSPAAKAATTSTVAAAATVAAAAASAPAPHEEPVVILREREYPQVGCDAYDALPDDAAPYGEGDLGAPEPLAHHPLGAVATDDPTSRVVTKEPSAAS; encoded by the coding sequence GTGTTCGGATTGAGCTTCGGTGAGATGGTCGTGGTCGTGCTCGTGGCCATCGTGGTGGTGGGCCCGCGGCACCTGCCGAGCATGATGCGGACGGCCGGGCAGTGGGTGACGCGCATCCGCCGCATGAGCACCGACCTCCGGGCGCAGAGCGGCATCGACCAGCTCCTCCGCGAAGAAGGCATCGACCGGAGCATCCAGGAGATCCGCGCGCTCTCGAACGTGAACGTGCTCGACGGCCTGGAGAAGCTCGCCGTTCCGTCCCCCGCCGCCAAGGCCGCCACGACCTCCACCGTGGCCGCAGCCGCGACCGTGGCGGCCGCCGCGGCGAGCGCGCCTGCGCCCCACGAAGAGCCGGTCGTCATCTTGCGCGAGCGTGAGTATCCGCAGGTCGGCTGCGACGCCTACGACGCGTTGCCCGACGACGCGGCCCCGTACGGAGAGGGAGACCTCGGCGCGCCCGAGCCCCTCGCCCACCACCCGCTGGGTGCCGTGGCGACCGACGATCCGACGAGCCGGGTCGTCACGAAGGAGCCGAGCGCGGCGTCATGA
- the tatC gene encoding twin-arginine translocase subunit TatC, producing the protein MSDSKAKAVKDAASAPIEEEEGAPMTFWEHLDELRKRLVYCFVAFLICCVLTWEYRDPLLDIISRPFKGAWTAQGLANQATLHFESPQAAFIGYFQLSLLGSIVLSAPVIFYQLWAFIAPGLYAREKRFVIPFVLSASGLFAGGCYFGWRVAFPITFNYFLGLAGTVGGGQGVTITPTVMMGEYIDFVTRMLLAFGIVFEIPLLILFLSLAGIVNYLQLIRFGRWFVLIAFIVAAVVTPPDITSQIVMAVPMLILYVLSIGLAFVFGKKPTEAQREAYRKSKEKTKTA; encoded by the coding sequence ATGAGTGATTCCAAGGCGAAGGCGGTCAAGGACGCGGCGTCCGCTCCGATCGAGGAGGAGGAGGGCGCTCCCATGACGTTCTGGGAGCACCTCGACGAGTTGCGCAAGCGCCTCGTCTACTGCTTCGTCGCCTTCCTGATCTGCTGCGTGCTCACCTGGGAGTACCGCGATCCCCTGCTCGACATCATCTCGCGGCCGTTCAAGGGCGCGTGGACGGCGCAGGGCTTGGCGAACCAGGCGACCTTGCACTTCGAGTCGCCCCAGGCCGCGTTCATCGGGTACTTCCAGCTCTCGCTGCTCGGCTCGATCGTGCTCAGCGCGCCGGTCATCTTCTACCAGCTCTGGGCCTTCATCGCGCCCGGGCTCTACGCGCGCGAAAAACGCTTCGTGATCCCCTTCGTGCTCTCCGCGTCGGGGCTCTTCGCGGGCGGCTGTTACTTCGGCTGGCGTGTCGCCTTCCCCATCACGTTCAACTACTTCCTCGGCCTCGCCGGCACCGTCGGCGGCGGCCAGGGCGTGACGATCACGCCCACCGTGATGATGGGCGAGTACATCGACTTCGTGACCCGGATGCTCCTCGCGTTCGGGATCGTCTTCGAGATCCCGCTGCTCATCCTGTTCCTGTCGCTCGCGGGCATCGTTAATTACTTGCAGCTCATCCGATTCGGACGCTGGTTCGTCCTGATCGCTTTCATCGTCGCCGCGGTCGTCACACCGCCCGACATCACGAGCCAGATCGTGATGGCCGTGCCGATGCTCATCCTCTACGTGCTCTCGATCGGACTCGCGTTCGTCTTCGGCAAGAAGCCGACGGAGGCCCAGCGCGAGGCGTACCGGAAGAGCAAAGAGAAGACGAAGACGGCCTAG
- a CDS encoding 23S rRNA (pseudouridine(1915)-N(3))-methyltransferase RlmH — translation MRIVVVAVGRVKDKPLRAALDDYFGRVRRYMPCDEIELEDAPPARLIELFAKKTDGSTTIALEVMGRALDSPSFARTIERAGSRGKGVVSFLIGGADGIPPETSRAAHDRISLSTLTFPHRLARLVLVEQIYRAMTILRGEPYAH, via the coding sequence ATGCGTATCGTCGTCGTCGCCGTGGGCCGCGTGAAGGACAAACCGCTCCGCGCGGCCCTCGACGACTACTTCGGCCGCGTGCGCCGGTACATGCCTTGTGACGAGATCGAGCTCGAGGACGCGCCGCCCGCGCGGCTCATCGAGCTCTTCGCGAAGAAGACGGACGGCTCGACGACGATCGCGCTCGAGGTCATGGGGCGCGCGCTCGACAGCCCCTCGTTCGCCCGGACGATCGAGCGCGCCGGATCCCGCGGCAAGGGCGTGGTCTCGTTCCTGATCGGCGGCGCCGACGGCATCCCCCCGGAGACGTCGCGCGCCGCGCACGACAGGATCAGCCTGTCGACGCTCACGTTCCCGCACAGGCTCGCGCGGCTCGTGCTCGTGGAGCAGATCTACCGCGCGATGACGATCCTGCGCGGCGAGCCGTACGCCCACTGA